From the Methanobacterium sp. BAmetb5 genome, the window AATAAAATAGGAAGGGAAATGATATATTGACTGGAATTCTGGAGTACACCTTCATGCAGAATGCTTTCCTGGCCGCTATCCTGGTGAGCGTGGCTTGTGGAGTGGTGGGAACCTACGTAGTGGTTAAACGCATAGTCTTTATTAGTGGGGGTATATCTCATGCAGCCTTTGGGGGAATTGGTTTGGGATACTTCCTGGGAGTGAATCCCATACTCTCGGCCATACCCTTCAGCCTAGCCTCTGCTCTAATCATGGGATTTACCAGTAAAAAGGTAAAGATTAGTGAAGATACAGCCATTGGAATTCTGTGGAGTCTGGGAATGGCTGTTGGTATTATATTTATAAATTTAACCCCGGGATATGTTCCGGATCTCATGAGTTACCTCTTTGGGAGCATTCTCACCGTACCCTTCAGTGATCTGTTGATAATGCTTGTTCTGGATATTATCATCATTATCACTGTTATTTTATTCCAGAATGAATTCCAGGGAATATCCTTTGATGAAGAATTTAGCCAGGTCATGGGTATGCCCACCACCGCCATTTATCTGCTCCTCTTATCCCTGGTTGCCCTCTCCGTGGTGGTCATGATAAAAGTTGTGGGTATAATACTGGTCATTGCCCTTTTAACCATCCCTGCAGCTATTGCCAAACAGTACACCTACAATATGGGGCGGATGATGGTACTGGCGGTGATACTGGGAATGATACTGACCACTTGTGGCCTTTATTTATCTTATCTTTTCAACCTGGCTTCCGGTGCCACTATTGTCCTGGTTCTGGGATTGGGATTCTTGATTTCGGTGATTATCCAGAGATTGCTAAAAGATTGATAATTTAGTGGCAGAAGGATTATCTAAATTATAATCCTCATTTTTAAAGTTATTTTTATATTTTTCGAAGTTAACTGGGTTTATTTTCAATTTCACCGGCAATGTTAGTGTGCATAATTCTTTGCACTTCTTTTAAGTCATCGGTTTGTCCCAGAGTCCACATAAGTTTTACCAAGGCTGTTTCCGGTAACATATCCCGGGCAGGTATTACTCCGGCAGCAGTAAGTTTTCTTCCTGAACTGTAAACCCCCATATCTATCTCTCCGTAAAGACACTGGGAGGTCATCACTACTGGTATGTTACTGTCCCGGGCACGTTGAAGTGAGGGAGTAATATCAACGGGGCAATGTCCTAATCCAGTTCCTTCTATGATGATTCCTTTATAGTCTTTATCAATATGGTAATCTATTAATTCTCCAGAAATTCCAGGATGGCTCTTAATAAACGCTACTTTTTCTTCTAATGAATCTTTAATCTCAACTTCACCATCATGCCTTTTTTTGCAGTGCATCTTTCTATCCGTTAGGGTTACATTACCATTTTGAACTTTGGCCATTGGTGAAACGTTTATACTTTTAAAAGCATCCTTCCGGGTTGAATGCATCTTTCTTACTCTGGTACCTCGATGTAGGAAGCAGTATGAATCGTTTTCTGTGGCGTGCATACAGACCATTACCTCTGCCAGATCAGACTCCGCGGCAGTTACAGAGTTCACTAAATTCATAAAAGCGTCAGAAGAAGGCTTATCTAAACTTAGCTGTGCTCCAGTTAGGACTACGGGAACAGGAGTATCTAAAATAAAACTCAGTGCCGATGCAGTGTAGTGCATGGTGTCTGTTCCGTGAGCAACTACCACACCATAAGCCCCCTCATCTATCTCATCTCTTACAGCACGGGCTGATTTGATCCAG encodes:
- a CDS encoding metal ABC transporter permease, whose product is MTGILEYTFMQNAFLAAILVSVACGVVGTYVVVKRIVFISGGISHAAFGGIGLGYFLGVNPILSAIPFSLASALIMGFTSKKVKISEDTAIGILWSLGMAVGIIFINLTPGYVPDLMSYLFGSILTVPFSDLLIMLVLDIIIIITVILFQNEFQGISFDEEFSQVMGMPTTAIYLLLLSLVALSVVVMIKVVGIILVIALLTIPAAIAKQYTYNMGRMMVLAVILGMILTTCGLYLSYLFNLASGATIVLVLGLGFLISVIIQRLLKD
- the gatD gene encoding Glu-tRNA(Gln) amidotransferase subunit GatD; its protein translation is MSYKGISNEFLEFASISIGDSIKIFKNDIIYEGMVLDKETSPEGGHMVLKLKNGHNIGSSINETKIKLVERGLKTNLNHEDNLTSINVNNSIKKDVSIISTGGTVASVVDDETGAVHPAFTAEDIIRTNPELMDQANIKGKTVLKILSENIRPKHWIKSARAVRDEIDEGAYGVVVAHGTDTMHYTASALSFILDTPVPVVLTGAQLSLDKPSSDAFMNLVNSVTAAESDLAEVMVCMHATENDSYCFLHRGTRVRKMHSTRKDAFKSINVSPMAKVQNGNVTLTDRKMHCKKRHDGEVEIKDSLEEKVAFIKSHPGISGELIDYHIDKDYKGIIIEGTGLGHCPVDITPSLQRARDSNIPVVMTSQCLYGEIDMGVYSSGRKLTAAGVIPARDMLPETALVKLMWTLGQTDDLKEVQRIMHTNIAGEIENKPS